The Sporomusa termitida genome has a window encoding:
- a CDS encoding NADPH-dependent FMN reductase, whose translation MTAKKIGVLVGSLRKESFCRKVAKALQELTPAGFSLELIEIGDLAMYNQDLDDEGHPPAAWTAFRECARNYDAFLFVTPEYNRSVPAVLKNALDIGSRPFGKNVLDGKPGAVMSVSPGGISGFGANHHLRQSLVCLNVPTMQQPEAYVGNAAVLFDTNGDLISDNTRAFFQKFMTAFTIWIMTNTGNNR comes from the coding sequence ATGACGGCCAAGAAAATTGGGGTTCTGGTTGGCAGCCTGCGTAAAGAATCATTTTGCCGCAAGGTTGCTAAGGCCTTGCAGGAACTAACTCCGGCCGGTTTCTCGCTGGAGTTAATTGAAATAGGTGACCTGGCGATGTATAACCAGGATTTGGACGATGAGGGCCATCCGCCTGCTGCCTGGACCGCTTTTCGTGAATGTGCAAGGAACTATGACGCCTTTCTTTTCGTTACACCGGAGTATAATCGCTCAGTGCCCGCCGTGCTGAAAAATGCTCTCGATATCGGCTCACGTCCATTCGGTAAAAATGTACTGGATGGCAAACCAGGGGCAGTAATGAGCGTATCGCCAGGGGGGATAAGTGGATTTGGCGCAAATCACCATCTGCGGCAATCACTGGTTTGCTTGAATGTTCCTACTATGCAGCAGCCTGAGGCCTATGTCGGCAATGCGGCGGTGCTTTTTGACACAAATGGGGATCTTATTAGTGATAATACACGCGCGTTTTTCCAAAAGTTTATGACCGCATTTACAATATGGATTATGACTAATACTGGCAACAACCGTTAA
- a CDS encoding B12-binding domain-containing radical SAM protein: MKTTPDILLINSYAPRQRVVSDAALENSLVILRTYLEYKGIHAEIVDDQRVTALEKGVPQWCLRLLKTMTRLLMKFYRVKPLAAGMLVAAWPLQAYALQCRREYLRNRRRQIAADVQARQIPIVGLKLWYGEAYTWGRELAAEIRQYSPETIIIAGGPQVKVYGDIVLSHTDFDLAIMGPGEEILEKLITLRRQTPSKSIFLQQVHAQWGGPLLKTGGFAGDHTEVVRGLAAQTIPNYYAADLDGKILFHTIVDGVGCSWNNCNFCSHTRCTVPFTPRPVEDIITEIKAMLQRGISFFRFSSSETPMVHGREIAEAILTHGLNIRFSMFVRAANVSAETLATYRLLIQAGLRAVFMGGETGHDGVNREIMNKGIERKDIINTIVTIRLASDAVRLPCRVGLSLIYPCPLPPGISMEEVFQANVTLIDEALPDTVIVNPPGPFPETNWYKDAAKFGFKFSEGAATFTQRFMEYEYSIYKPVEFWDDLGSSLNDMESKTVLKETGKLRAYVASLGIPTDISDEYLMMTEAIGLQSKLDLVRFKQKTLLDIISGSTDYTREITASINAASRRLARTYTR; encoded by the coding sequence ATGAAAACTACTCCGGATATCCTGCTGATTAACAGTTATGCCCCGCGGCAGCGGGTTGTTTCAGACGCGGCCCTTGAAAACAGCCTGGTGATACTGCGTACCTATCTGGAGTACAAAGGCATTCACGCTGAAATTGTCGATGATCAAAGGGTTACTGCTTTGGAAAAGGGTGTACCCCAGTGGTGCCTGCGGCTATTAAAAACAATGACCCGGTTGTTAATGAAGTTCTACCGCGTAAAACCGTTAGCTGCCGGCATGTTAGTTGCGGCCTGGCCATTGCAGGCGTATGCTCTTCAATGCCGGCGGGAATATCTGCGCAACAGGCGGCGGCAGATCGCTGCCGATGTACAGGCCCGGCAGATTCCCATTGTCGGCCTGAAGCTATGGTATGGAGAAGCCTATACCTGGGGCCGGGAACTTGCAGCTGAAATCAGGCAGTATAGTCCGGAAACAATTATCATCGCCGGCGGTCCTCAGGTTAAAGTTTATGGTGATATCGTACTTTCCCACACAGACTTTGATCTCGCTATCATGGGACCAGGCGAAGAAATTCTGGAAAAGCTGATTACTTTACGCCGGCAGACACCCTCGAAAAGCATTTTTCTGCAACAAGTCCACGCCCAATGGGGGGGACCATTGTTAAAAACAGGCGGCTTTGCCGGCGATCATACGGAGGTTGTCCGGGGCCTGGCCGCGCAAACAATTCCCAACTATTACGCTGCCGATCTTGACGGCAAAATTCTTTTTCACACAATTGTCGACGGTGTGGGTTGCAGTTGGAATAATTGTAACTTTTGCTCCCATACCCGCTGCACTGTTCCTTTTACGCCACGACCGGTGGAGGATATTATTACTGAGATTAAGGCAATGCTCCAACGCGGTATATCATTTTTCCGGTTTAGCAGTTCAGAGACACCGATGGTTCATGGGCGGGAAATTGCTGAAGCTATTTTAACCCATGGCCTGAATATCCGTTTTTCTATGTTTGTTCGTGCCGCCAACGTGAGTGCGGAGACTTTGGCAACCTATCGCCTCCTGATTCAGGCTGGCCTCAGGGCTGTATTTATGGGCGGTGAAACCGGACATGACGGCGTTAACCGGGAAATAATGAATAAGGGGATAGAGCGAAAAGATATTATTAATACGATCGTTACTATCCGCCTGGCATCCGACGCAGTCAGGTTGCCTTGCCGGGTCGGGCTCTCGCTGATTTATCCCTGCCCATTGCCACCGGGAATTTCTATGGAAGAAGTTTTTCAGGCCAATGTAACCTTAATTGATGAAGCACTGCCGGATACGGTTATTGTGAATCCTCCCGGACCTTTCCCGGAAACCAATTGGTATAAGGATGCCGCTAAATTTGGTTTCAAATTCTCTGAGGGGGCAGCGACCTTTACCCAACGATTCATGGAATATGAATACTCAATTTATAAGCCTGTTGAATTCTGGGATGATTTAGGCTCCTCGCTTAACGATATGGAGAGTAAAACGGTGCTAAAGGAGACGGGCAAACTCCGGGCATACGTTGCCAGTCTTGGTATTCCCACAGATATTTCAGATGAATACCTAATGATGACTGAGGCAATTGGCCTTCAGTCCAAACTCGATCTCGTCCGGTTTAAACAAAAAACATTGCTTGACATTATTAGCGGCAGTACCGATTATACCCGAGAGATTACAGCTTCCATTAATGCCGCCAGCCGCCGGCTGGCAAGAACCTATACCAGATAG
- a CDS encoding cyclic nucleotide-binding domain-containing protein, with protein sequence MQTKKQKLETAAKPEWESVKIYDAYTNEEKEAIYHFRYQIHIGEMKRIIPSTDHYRKVIIDELDSWSQQAYAKLADGRIVGAVRATFGKASDFPTGLAHIFQLARFQKFSPNSKNICFGTKMMVDPLYRKTPVFFQLLTHCYKFLREHNIQFNLSGCNPYLLPMYEQLGYQSFAPGFQDPGYGFVVPILLMPEDIEHLTAIRSPYLRIAKKYTNSTAAREWFLANFPEASRYPVGIFTSKQKRWDFVKQRINHPLSALSTLNENEVKKLLHIATPVECRQGSEFIRQGDVCNELNLLITGVMRIASQVGEVSQAKCGDIIGTVGLFAQTHHQVDATAVADCEILTISRIAFEKLQRFQPDLGRKLRLSLSREDQ encoded by the coding sequence ATGCAAACAAAAAAACAAAAACTGGAAACTGCTGCCAAACCAGAATGGGAAAGTGTTAAAATTTATGATGCCTATACAAACGAAGAAAAAGAAGCTATCTACCATTTTCGTTATCAAATTCATATTGGCGAAATGAAGCGCATTATCCCCAGTACCGACCATTATCGAAAAGTTATAATTGATGAACTGGATTCGTGGAGTCAGCAAGCTTACGCGAAATTAGCAGATGGCCGTATTGTTGGTGCTGTCCGGGCAACTTTTGGTAAAGCCAGCGACTTTCCGACTGGGCTGGCACATATCTTTCAACTCGCACGTTTCCAGAAATTCAGTCCTAATAGTAAAAATATTTGTTTTGGGACCAAAATGATGGTCGATCCATTGTACCGAAAGACTCCGGTATTTTTTCAGCTTTTAACACACTGCTATAAATTCCTGCGCGAACACAATATACAGTTCAACTTAAGCGGCTGCAATCCATATCTTCTCCCCATGTATGAACAATTGGGCTATCAGTCTTTTGCGCCAGGCTTTCAGGATCCTGGCTACGGGTTTGTGGTCCCAATTCTACTTATGCCGGAGGATATCGAACACCTGACCGCCATTCGTTCACCATATTTACGTATTGCAAAAAAATATACTAACTCAACTGCAGCCAGAGAATGGTTTCTGGCTAACTTTCCTGAAGCTTCTCGCTACCCTGTCGGCATATTTACCAGTAAACAAAAACGATGGGATTTCGTTAAACAGCGTATCAATCATCCTTTATCGGCACTGAGTACTTTGAATGAAAATGAAGTAAAAAAACTGCTGCACATAGCTACCCCGGTCGAATGCCGCCAGGGAAGCGAATTTATCCGCCAGGGAGATGTGTGTAACGAACTAAATCTGCTTATTACCGGAGTTATGAGGATTGCTTCTCAGGTAGGAGAGGTTTCCCAAGCTAAATGCGGTGATATCATAGGCACTGTCGGCCTGTTTGCCCAGACTCACCATCAGGTTGATGCCACTGCAGTTGCCGATTGTGAAATACTGACAATATCCCGGATTGCTTTCGAGAAGCTCCAGCGTTTCCAGCCTGATCTGGGCCGCAAACTGCGCCTAAGCCTGTCTAGGGAGGACCAATAA
- a CDS encoding PAS domain-containing sensor histidine kinase, protein MSMDAALTTNIIASTLMVLTYAYLYIQYKHSYLVKWLTAWIIHEVRIIFLEKAFIDQSSLYLGIMYGVLVFAHCLLLTAGTMELAGKKFSVIWLSGCILVLFFSVIGRLMGLPTEAYLLPGAIYIAFAYASTARAVSQINNGLGVWLTAGGFFLLGIHALDMPFLFQIRWFAPWGYLMDALLRSTVAIGIVLIYFEKLRVELAEKEKYYRLLADNATDVIYRYQLIRPVGFEYISPSVKKLTGYDPAEIKTLRNVMRIIHPADRGNFKKLIKPPIGLNDFTTLRVVHKNGDILWVEPKQNVIANSDGQPLAIEGIMRDITKRVLLEQDVARLDRLNIVGQMAANLAHEVRNPLTTVRGYLQLFGNKREFQHYKEQFTLLLDELDRTNHIITEYLALSKNKSIEMKKCNLNEIILTIHPLIKADAVSFNIETVLELGKIPNLYLDDKEIKQLILNFTRNAIEAMPSGGKLTITTTIDSKGTILSVADQGPGIPQQVLENLGKPFLTTKATGTGLGMAICYRIAHRHNAKLDINTGPAGTTINIRFETIN, encoded by the coding sequence ATGTCTATGGACGCCGCTTTAACCACGAATATCATCGCGAGTACATTAATGGTTTTGACCTATGCTTATCTTTACATTCAATATAAACATAGTTACCTGGTAAAATGGCTGACTGCATGGATCATACATGAAGTCAGGATTATTTTTCTTGAAAAAGCTTTTATCGACCAATCTTCATTATACCTAGGAATAATGTATGGGGTGCTGGTTTTTGCACACTGTCTGCTTTTGACGGCTGGTACAATGGAGTTAGCCGGGAAAAAATTTTCCGTCATTTGGTTATCCGGTTGTATACTGGTCTTATTTTTTTCTGTAATAGGCCGGTTAATGGGGTTACCTACCGAAGCTTACCTGCTGCCTGGTGCAATTTATATTGCCTTTGCATATGCCTCTACCGCGAGAGCAGTGAGTCAAATTAACAATGGCCTGGGAGTTTGGCTTACTGCCGGCGGTTTTTTCCTTCTCGGTATCCACGCATTAGATATGCCATTCCTATTCCAGATTAGATGGTTTGCTCCTTGGGGTTATCTGATGGATGCACTGCTTCGTTCTACAGTTGCAATTGGTATTGTTTTGATTTACTTTGAAAAGCTAAGAGTCGAACTTGCCGAAAAAGAAAAGTACTATCGTCTGTTAGCAGATAATGCCACTGATGTTATTTATCGCTATCAGTTAATTCGACCTGTTGGATTCGAATACATCAGCCCGTCTGTTAAGAAACTGACTGGATATGATCCTGCTGAAATAAAAACACTTCGCAATGTCATGCGCATCATTCATCCGGCCGATCGTGGAAACTTTAAGAAGTTAATTAAACCGCCGATAGGTCTCAATGATTTCACCACACTCCGGGTGGTACATAAAAACGGTGATATTCTATGGGTAGAACCAAAACAAAATGTTATTGCTAATTCAGATGGTCAACCTCTTGCTATTGAGGGAATAATGCGGGATATTACTAAACGAGTCCTACTGGAGCAGGATGTGGCGCGCCTTGACCGACTAAACATTGTAGGGCAGATGGCTGCCAATCTGGCACATGAAGTTCGCAATCCCCTTACCACTGTGCGCGGCTATTTGCAGTTGTTTGGTAATAAACGTGAGTTTCAGCATTATAAGGAACAATTTACCTTATTGCTTGACGAACTGGACCGAACCAACCATATTATAACCGAATATCTCGCATTAAGTAAAAATAAAAGCATCGAAATGAAGAAATGCAATCTTAATGAAATTATATTAACAATCCATCCGTTAATTAAGGCCGATGCTGTTTCCTTTAATATTGAAACCGTTCTCGAACTTGGAAAAATCCCCAATCTTTATCTTGATGACAAAGAGATCAAACAGCTTATCCTTAATTTTACTCGCAACGCCATTGAAGCCATGCCATCAGGCGGAAAACTGACTATTACAACCACTATTGACAGCAAGGGAACTATATTGAGCGTCGCCGATCAAGGACCAGGTATTCCTCAACAGGTTCTTGAAAATCTGGGCAAGCCATTTCTCACTACCAAAGCTACCGGTACCGGCCTGGGTATGGCCATCTGCTATCGCATCGCGCACAGGCATAACGCTAAACTGGACATCAATACTGGACCGGCCGGAACGACAATAAACATAAGATTTGAAACAATTAATTGA
- a CDS encoding exosporium glycoprotein BclB-related protein, with product MVSTKAFLVLGEIAEETGSSGETGVTGITGATGDTGATGVTGATGATGVTGATGATGATGATGVTGATGATGATGATGDTGATGAGNTGATGSTGATGDTGATGATGAGDTGATGATGATGDTGPTGATGATGDTGAGATGATGDTGVTGATGATGDTGVTGVTGATGDTGVTGVTGATGDTGVTGATGAGAMIPFASGLNIAIDTLTDGSPSYPYFIGFGSSDSGPTALGPVIDLTSNGLPVNYAFSVSRNGIISAIAAYFTLSNPLNLVDTTVTVTAQLYQSLTTDNLFTPLAGTAVDLAPPFTGSSPIGTSSSILVTGLTIPITAGSRLILLFSASATGANLETFVLGYASAGLTIE from the coding sequence GTGGTATCAACTAAAGCCTTTTTAGTACTAGGAGAAATAGCGGAGGAAACAGGAAGTTCCGGCGAAACAGGTGTCACTGGGATTACCGGAGCTACCGGCGATACGGGAGCTACAGGGGTTACCGGCGCCACCGGCGCTACCGGCGTTACCGGGGCTACCGGGGCTACTGGGGCTACCGGGGCTACTGGTGTTACTGGCGCCACTGGCGCCACCGGTGCCACCGGTGCTACAGGCGATACCGGCGCTACCGGCGCAGGCAATACCGGTGCTACTGGGTCTACCGGTGCCACTGGTGATACCGGGGCTACTGGCGCCACTGGCGCAGGCGATACTGGGGCTACCGGCGCTACCGGCGCCACTGGTGATACCGGGCCTACCGGCGCTACCGGGGCTACTGGCGATACTGGTGCAGGGGCTACCGGCGCTACCGGCGATACTGGTGTTACTGGCGCCACCGGCGCTACCGGCGATACTGGTGTTACTGGCGTCACCGGTGCTACCGGCGATACTGGTGTTACTGGCGTCACCGGTGCTACCGGCGATACTGGTGTTACTGGCGCTACCGGGGCTGGTGCCATGATTCCATTTGCCTCAGGCCTTAACATTGCAATAGATACTTTAACGGATGGTTCACCAAGCTACCCATATTTCATCGGCTTTGGCAGTTCTGATTCAGGTCCTACCGCGCTTGGGCCGGTAATCGATCTTACAAGTAACGGGTTACCGGTAAATTATGCCTTTTCTGTTTCCCGTAACGGCATAATTTCTGCAATTGCTGCGTACTTTACCTTATCTAATCCATTAAACCTTGTCGACACGACCGTAACCGTAACCGCACAACTTTATCAATCACTCACGACAGATAATCTTTTTACCCCCCTTGCCGGTACTGCTGTAGACTTAGCGCCACCGTTTACAGGATCTTCCCCCATCGGCACTAGCAGCAGCATCCTTGTAACCGGACTCACAATCCCGATAACTGCTGGTTCCCGCCTGATCCTCCTCTTTTCCGCATCAGCCACAGGCGCCAACCTCGAAACCTTTGTGTTGGGTTATGCCAGTGCCGGGCTTACAATTGAGTAA
- a CDS encoding CBO0543 family protein, with protein MIFSLEGIISIIAAGLALLILVFLIDWRYFRDWVVVLLFKCIIDFIWGSPVVNLKLIDYPIRLFPHYYNTCILFELWVFPILCVWYNQVTKDKSLLPIIGYALLFSAGMTIIEYPLELYTELIEYIEWSWFTTFYTLTITFLMSRAFIAFYRWGCNYFSHR; from the coding sequence ATGATTTTTAGCCTGGAAGGGATAATCAGTATAATTGCAGCTGGTCTTGCTTTACTAATACTGGTGTTTCTGATCGACTGGCGGTATTTTCGCGACTGGGTTGTTGTTTTATTGTTTAAATGCATTATTGATTTTATCTGGGGCAGCCCGGTTGTTAATCTCAAACTGATTGATTACCCGATCCGGCTGTTTCCGCATTATTACAATACCTGCATACTATTTGAATTGTGGGTATTCCCCATCCTGTGTGTGTGGTATAACCAGGTTACCAAAGACAAAAGCCTGTTGCCTATAATTGGCTATGCCTTATTGTTTAGCGCGGGTATGACGATAATAGAATATCCGCTTGAACTCTATACTGAGCTTATAGAATACATAGAATGGAGTTGGTTTACTACTTTTTATACATTAACAATCACCTTTTTGATGTCCAGGGCATTTATTGCCTTCTATCGCTGGGGGTGCAATTATTTTAGCCATCGGTAA
- a CDS encoding threonine aldolase family protein, with translation MYSFKNDYSEGAHPRILQALSNTNLEQNEGYGQDHYTKAAIKLLKQKIGRYDIDIHLFSGGTQTNLTALSAFLRPHEAIIAPNTGHILVHETGAIEATGHKIISIEVADGKINPLHIKAALVTHSDEHMVKPKLVYISNPTEIGSIYTKDELEQLSRFCQTANLYLYIDGARLGSALCSVENDLQLSDLGILADAFYIGATKNGALLGEALVICRDSLKEDFRFHMKQKGALLAKGSILGIQFLELFQDGLYFELAKQANTMASVLKNGISTAGYTFLTPSSTNQLFPVLPNWLIKRLQEKYVFYVWENVDAEHSAIRLVTSWATREEIVLAFLKDLKLCHRLKS, from the coding sequence ATGTATAGTTTTAAGAACGACTACAGTGAGGGTGCACATCCGCGAATATTACAGGCATTAAGCAACACAAACCTTGAGCAAAACGAGGGTTATGGCCAGGACCATTATACCAAAGCAGCCATTAAGCTTTTAAAACAAAAAATCGGGCGTTACGATATTGACATACACTTATTCTCCGGCGGTACACAAACCAATCTCACCGCTCTTTCTGCTTTTCTTAGGCCCCATGAAGCGATTATTGCGCCTAATACGGGACATATCCTGGTACATGAGACCGGCGCGATCGAGGCTACCGGCCACAAAATCATCTCCATTGAGGTAGCAGACGGAAAAATTAACCCGCTGCATATCAAAGCGGCTCTCGTTACCCATAGCGATGAGCATATGGTAAAACCAAAACTTGTTTATATTTCAAATCCGACTGAAATTGGTTCAATTTATACCAAAGACGAACTGGAACAACTAAGCCGCTTTTGCCAAACAGCAAACCTTTATTTATACATTGACGGGGCCCGGTTGGGGTCAGCCCTTTGCTCTGTGGAAAATGACCTGCAACTATCTGATCTGGGAATCCTGGCCGATGCTTTCTATATTGGCGCAACCAAAAACGGGGCGCTGCTGGGGGAAGCACTTGTTATCTGCCGGGATTCACTTAAAGAAGATTTTCGGTTTCATATGAAGCAGAAAGGAGCCCTGTTGGCTAAAGGCAGTATTCTTGGCATACAATTCCTGGAACTATTCCAGGACGGTCTATACTTCGAGCTGGCCAAACAGGCTAATACCATGGCCAGTGTGTTGAAAAACGGAATAAGCACTGCGGGCTACACCTTCCTAACCCCCTCATCGACCAATCAATTGTTCCCGGTTTTGCCCAACTGGCTGATAAAGAGACTCCAGGAAAAGTACGTATTCTATGTCTGGGAAAATGTCGATGCCGAACATTCTGCCATCCGTCTTGTCACTTCCTGGGCCACACGCGAAGAAATAGTTTTAGCTTTTCTAAAGGATTTAAAGCTTTGTCACCGCCTGAAGAGCTGA
- a CDS encoding catalase — MQQNQDKSAAPGIDKKMRQLEEFSTDHKGRELTTNQGVKLTNTDDSLKAGVRGPTLMEDFHFREKITHFDHERIPERVVHARGFGAYGFFQVYEPMAEYTKAKFLQDPAGKTPVFVRFSTVAGSRGSADTVRDVRGFAVKFYTEDGNYDLVGNNIPVFFIQDAIKFPDVIHAVKPEPHNEIPQASTAHDTFWDFVVNTPETAHMVMWVMSDRAIPRSFRMMEGFGVNTYRFVNAQGKARFIKFHWKPVLGVHSLVRDEAQKLSGKDPDFHRRDLWDAIEQGNYPEYEFGVQMLDEEQEFNFDFDILDPTKFWPEELVPVKIIGKMTLNRNVENFFAETEQVAFCPGNVVPGIDFSNDPLLQGRLFSYQDTQLIRLGGPNFHEIPVNRPVVAVHNNQRDGYHRLTVDKGTVSYSPNALQQNCPAPVAEEDGYVHYAERVDGRKIRGRSDSFRDFYSQATLFWNSMSGPEKEHIIDAFHFEVGNVKDKTLKQRVVDMFNQVAPELAGKIALGIGANPPVEPGGTGVTAASAAVSQENTIRTPLTRKVAVLAENGFCYQGLNQVVSLLLNAGVSADIVSSRMGMLTGTDGKQMEAVKDFTTANAVLYDAVYVPGGAQSIQSLLKTPDAREFINEAYKHAKPIAAADEGVDFLQAAAGRAQLAPPDSAGQLGTGQGVVTIRAASDWRSFGEEFVKAIAMHRHWTRA; from the coding sequence ATGCAGCAAAATCAAGACAAATCGGCCGCGCCGGGCATTGATAAAAAAATGCGGCAGCTGGAAGAATTCAGCACAGACCATAAAGGCCGGGAGCTGACAACAAATCAGGGTGTAAAGCTTACCAATACCGATGATTCGCTCAAGGCCGGCGTGCGGGGTCCCACGTTAATGGAAGACTTCCATTTCCGTGAAAAAATTACCCATTTTGATCATGAACGCATCCCGGAACGGGTAGTGCATGCCCGTGGTTTTGGTGCCTATGGTTTTTTTCAGGTTTATGAGCCGATGGCTGAATATACCAAAGCTAAATTTCTCCAGGACCCGGCAGGTAAGACGCCGGTTTTTGTCCGGTTTTCCACTGTCGCCGGCTCACGGGGCTCAGCCGACACGGTGCGTGATGTCCGTGGCTTTGCCGTAAAATTTTATACTGAGGATGGCAACTACGACCTGGTTGGCAACAACATCCCAGTGTTTTTCATTCAGGATGCCATCAAATTTCCGGATGTCATTCACGCAGTTAAGCCGGAGCCGCATAATGAAATACCGCAGGCGTCAACGGCACACGATACATTCTGGGATTTTGTTGTCAACACGCCGGAAACCGCCCATATGGTGATGTGGGTGATGTCAGACCGGGCCATTCCCCGCAGCTTCCGGATGATGGAGGGCTTTGGTGTTAATACATACCGCTTCGTCAATGCCCAGGGTAAGGCCCGTTTTATAAAATTCCATTGGAAGCCTGTGTTGGGCGTGCATTCGCTGGTGCGGGACGAAGCCCAGAAGCTGTCTGGCAAGGACCCGGATTTCCACAGACGGGATTTATGGGATGCTATTGAGCAGGGAAATTATCCTGAGTATGAATTTGGTGTACAAATGCTGGATGAGGAGCAGGAATTTAATTTTGACTTTGATATTCTTGATCCGACCAAGTTTTGGCCGGAGGAGTTAGTGCCGGTCAAGATCATTGGTAAAATGACTTTAAACCGCAATGTGGAGAATTTTTTTGCGGAAACCGAACAGGTGGCTTTTTGTCCTGGCAACGTTGTTCCGGGAATTGATTTCAGCAATGATCCACTGCTGCAGGGGCGGCTATTCTCCTATCAGGATACCCAACTCATTCGTCTGGGCGGGCCTAATTTTCATGAAATCCCGGTCAACCGGCCAGTTGTTGCTGTTCATAACAATCAGCGCGACGGTTATCACCGGCTGACTGTGGATAAGGGAACAGTCAGCTATTCCCCCAACGCGCTGCAACAGAACTGTCCGGCTCCTGTTGCGGAAGAAGATGGGTATGTTCATTATGCGGAAAGGGTTGATGGCCGTAAAATCCGGGGGCGCAGCGACAGCTTCCGTGATTTTTACAGTCAGGCCACTCTGTTTTGGAACAGTATGTCAGGCCCGGAAAAGGAACACATTATTGATGCCTTTCATTTTGAAGTCGGCAATGTCAAGGATAAAACATTAAAACAGCGGGTTGTGGATATGTTTAACCAGGTGGCACCGGAGCTGGCCGGGAAGATTGCTCTCGGCATCGGGGCAAATCCACCGGTGGAGCCAGGGGGAACAGGGGTGACAGCAGCTTCTGCGGCTGTGAGCCAGGAAAATACAATCAGGACACCGCTCACCAGAAAGGTTGCTGTGCTGGCCGAGAACGGTTTTTGCTATCAAGGGCTTAATCAGGTGGTTAGTTTGTTATTAAATGCCGGGGTCAGTGCCGACATCGTCAGCAGCCGTATGGGCATGCTCACCGGTACAGACGGCAAGCAAATGGAAGCCGTAAAAGATTTTACGACTGCGAATGCAGTTTTGTATGATGCCGTCTATGTCCCCGGCGGGGCCCAAAGTATCCAGAGTTTATTAAAAACACCCGATGCCCGTGAATTCATCAATGAGGCCTATAAACATGCCAAACCGATCGCTGCTGCCGATGAAGGCGTAGATTTTCTGCAAGCCGCCGCCGGCCGGGCTCAGCTTGCGCCGCCGGATAGTGCCGGGCAACTGGGCACCGGGCAGGGTGTGGTAACTATTCGCGCGGCCTCTGACTGGCGCAGCTTTGGTGAAGAGTTTGTTAAGGCAATCGCTATGCACCGGCACTGGACACGGGCCTAG
- a CDS encoding spore coat protein, which translates to MNDKDMLNDYLASIKGSLSTYASVIAETNNAQLRSTFQQMRDQGEQRQYQLAQTAMQKGYYKPAALAQQSEVQQLKNELMSASAQ; encoded by the coding sequence GTGAACGATAAAGACATGCTTAATGACTATCTGGCATCGATAAAAGGGAGTCTGTCCACTTATGCCAGCGTCATAGCGGAAACGAATAATGCCCAGCTGCGTTCAACCTTTCAGCAAATGCGGGATCAGGGTGAGCAACGGCAGTATCAGCTTGCCCAGACTGCCATGCAAAAGGGGTATTACAAACCGGCGGCCCTTGCTCAGCAAAGCGAAGTTCAGCAATTGAAAAACGAATTGATGAGCGCCTCAGCTCAATAA